One window of the Ictidomys tridecemlineatus isolate mIctTri1 chromosome 11, mIctTri1.hap1, whole genome shotgun sequence genome contains the following:
- the Zbtb8b gene encoding zinc finger and BTB domain-containing protein 8B, which translates to MKGGRVGARSLVVAALLEPGGRDTGRFRAAAAAGGEMEMQSYYAKLLGELNEQRKRDFFCDCSIIVEGRIFKAHRNILFANSGYFRALLIHYIQDSGRHSTASLDIVTSDAFSTILDFLYSGKLDLCGENVIEVMSAASYLQMNDVVNFCKTYIRSSLDICRKMEKEAAVAAAVAAAAAAAAAAAAAAAAHQVDSESPSSGKEGTSCGTKSLLSSPAKGEGSVDPRESPCDDCGDCHPLELVVKDSQSGGSTDSDFATLPKRVEPKVEFDAAEVEVEVGEQLQQYAAPLSLAHMEEALPSGQAMDLAYSNYHVKQFLEALLRNGAVPSKDEADHHFPRGLEGRPEGAGVAMSSMMDVQTDWYGEDSGDVLVVPIKLHKCPFCPYTAKQKGILKRHIRSHTGERPYPCETCGKRFTRQEHLRSHALSVHRSNRPIICKGCRRTFTSHLSQGLRRFGLCDSCTCVSDTHDDDDDLMPINLSLVEASSESQEKSDTDNDWPIYVESGEENDPTGEDSDDKPQIRSNASERETLT; encoded by the exons ATGAAAGGGGGGCGTGTCGGTGCGCGTAGCTTGGTGGTGGCGGCGCTGCTGGAACCCGGTGGAAG AGATACAGGCCGCTTCAGAGCAGCCGCAGCAGCTGGTGGCGAAATGGAGATGCAGTCCTATTATGCCAAGCTCCTGGGGGAGCTGAATGAACAGCGGAAGAGGGACTTTTTCTGTGACTGCAGCATCATCGTGGAAGGGCGCATCTTCAAGGCCCACAGGAACATCTTGTTTGCCAACAGCGGCTACTTCCGAGCCCTGCTCATTCACTATATCCAGGACAGCGGGCGGCACAGCACCGCCTCCTTGGACATCGTCACCTCCGACGCCTTCTCCACcattttagatttcctttatTCCGGGAAGTTGGATTTGTGTGGGGAGAATGTGATTGAAGTCATGTCAGCCGCCAGCTACCTACAGATGAACGACGTGGTGAACTTCTGCAAGACATATATCCGGTCGTCCCTTGATATTTGCcgaaagatggagaaggaggcCGCTGTGGCCGCAGCGGTGGCCGCagccgcagcagcagcagcagcagcagcagcagcagcggcagctCATCAGGTTGACAGTGAGAGCCCCAGTTCAGGCAAGGAGGGGACCTCCTGTGGCACCAAGAGCTTGCTGTCCTCTCCAGCCAAGGGAGAAGGGAGTGTGGACCCGAGAGAATCCCCTTGCGATGACTGCGGGGACTGCCACCCTTTGGAACTGGTGGTGAAAGACAGCCAGAGTGGAGGCTCCACTGATAGTGACTTCGCCACTCTGCCCAAACGGGTAGAGCCCAAGGTAGAATTCGATGCCGCTgaagtggaggtggaggtgggtgAACAGCTGCAGCAGTATGCCGCCCCCCTGAGTCTGGCCCACATGGAGGAAGCCTTGCCCAGCGGCCAGGCCATGGACTTGGCTTACAGTAACTACCACGTGAAGCAGTTCCTAGAGGCGCTCTTGCGCAACGGTGCTGTCCCGAGCAAAGACGAGGCAGACCATCACTTCCCTCGGGGTTTGGAGGGAAGACCGGAAGGTGCAGGGGTAGCTATGAGTTCCATGATGGACGTCCAGACTGACTGGTATGGAGAGGACTCAG GTGACGTGTTGGTCGTCCCCATCAAGCTGCACAAGTGTCCTTTCTGCCCTTACACTGCCAAACAGAAGGGCATCCTCAAGCGGCACATCCGCTCGCACACTGGCGAGCGGCCCTACCCGTGCGAGACCTGCGGGAAGAGGTTCACCAGGCAGGAGCACCTGCGGAGCCACGCCCTGAGC GTACACAGATCTAACCGCCCAATCATCTGCAAGGGCTGCAGAAGAACCTTCACTAGCCACCTTTCTCAAGGGCTGCGGCGCTTCGGGTTGTGTGACAGCTGCACCTGTGTTTCAGACACTCATGATGACGATGACGATTTGATGCCCATCAACCTTAGCCTTGTGGAGGCGTCATCTGAAAGCCAAGAGAAGAGTGACACAGACAATGACTGGCCAATCTATGTGGAGTCTGGCGAGGAGAACGACCCCACCGGAGAAGATTCTGATGACAAACCACAAATTCGATCCAATGCATCAGAGCGGGAGACACTGACATAG